In Nitrosophilus labii, the following proteins share a genomic window:
- the ruvX gene encoding Holliday junction resolvase RuvX has translation MKKLAAIDIGLKRIGFAISLDGKIVLPQNVVIRKNRNQAANDVSKILKEWDIETLVVGVPIGGSSEDEMRKRVEHFVKLLDFEGEVFFIDESFSSHEAKELTKGKIKQKKDGKIDSIAAALILERFLESKKW, from the coding sequence TTGAAAAAACTTGCAGCTATAGATATAGGTTTAAAAAGGATAGGTTTTGCTATATCTTTAGATGGCAAGATAGTATTACCACAAAATGTCGTTATTAGAAAAAACAGAAATCAAGCCGCAAATGATGTTAGTAAGATTTTAAAAGAGTGGGATATCGAGACTTTAGTCGTTGGTGTGCCTATTGGTGGAAGTAGTGAAGATGAGATGAGAAAAAGGGTAGAGCATTTTGTAAAACTTTTGGATTTTGAAGGAGAAGTTTTTTTTATTGATGAGAGTTTTTCCTCACATGAAGCAAAAGAGCTTACAAAAGGCAAAATTAAACAAAAAAAAGACGGCAAGATAGACTCTATTGCCGCAGCACTAATTTTAGAGAGATTTTTAGAAAGTAAAAAATGGTAG
- a CDS encoding EAL domain-containing protein yields the protein MGVNIKEFVKEEMDKNYFHFWIVKKNWKFLYKGMSNLLKKNVKEEELKKFGKKCYELSIPFGEISIFLDIFSRKLNQSEKKVLEKNKNIFAKGYIETRLPKEIVHFTNQVHNNGIFVSKDKIVISRYLTYWLIEFIEHILYDKSVPETTEEKSDFGKWLSEYKGVYFNDENIRTHFANLSSSMHHTATDALYFYHKKEYFYFTLLYLDMLSFTLQLQGLLSSLFLEEKLLSLYMDPITEIPNRFQLQKDFKIFRNPTLLLVNIRDFSKINTIYGNDFGNSVLKIVAKYIETLNIIKVYRIFADEFAILVENDKVAKQVFEELDEKIILKEINYTISFYGAYKELSETALEECESALIEAKDKKLIYANKTKELIQKIKDEISLTKKLKSYLTTDKIVPYFQPIYSYNEKRVIKYECLMRIEDGNRVLNPGEFLDTLKKLPLYEEYTKSMIKKSFSYFKDKEYQFCLNFSVLDIENIYTVSFLKAMINNYPETAKRLIIELVETEAITNYEIITKFIKDIKKFGVKISLDDFGTGFSNFSQLSKLDLDYVKIDGSIVSNVLNNEKMKNVYFSILELSKKMDLKITAEFVSDKEIFEFVKNSGIDFAQGYYIGKPKPNIISE from the coding sequence ATGGGGGTTAATATTAAAGAGTTCGTAAAAGAAGAGATGGATAAAAACTATTTTCATTTTTGGATTGTAAAGAAAAATTGGAAATTTTTATACAAAGGAATGTCAAATTTATTGAAAAAAAATGTAAAAGAGGAAGAACTAAAAAAATTTGGCAAAAAATGTTACGAACTTTCCATACCTTTTGGTGAGATTTCAATATTTTTGGATATCTTTTCTAGAAAATTGAATCAGTCGGAAAAAAAAGTTCTTGAAAAAAATAAAAATATTTTTGCAAAAGGATATATCGAAACAAGACTTCCGAAAGAGATAGTGCATTTTACAAACCAAGTACATAATAATGGTATATTCGTTTCAAAAGACAAAATAGTCATTTCAAGATATCTAACTTACTGGTTAATCGAGTTTATCGAGCATATTCTCTACGATAAATCGGTACCTGAAACCACTGAAGAGAAAAGTGATTTTGGCAAATGGCTTAGTGAATATAAAGGGGTATATTTTAACGATGAAAATATAAGAACACATTTTGCAAATTTAAGTTCATCTATGCATCATACTGCTACCGATGCATTATATTTTTACCATAAAAAAGAGTATTTTTATTTTACCCTTTTATATCTGGATATGTTATCTTTTACCTTGCAACTTCAAGGACTTTTAAGCTCACTCTTTTTGGAAGAGAAACTACTTTCATTGTATATGGATCCAATCACGGAAATACCGAACAGATTTCAACTACAAAAAGATTTCAAAATTTTCAGAAATCCTACCTTGCTTTTAGTAAATATAAGAGATTTTTCAAAAATAAATACGATATACGGAAACGATTTTGGCAACAGCGTTTTAAAGATAGTTGCAAAATATATAGAGACTCTCAATATTATAAAAGTTTATAGAATATTTGCTGATGAGTTTGCTATCCTTGTTGAAAACGATAAAGTTGCAAAACAGGTTTTTGAAGAGTTGGATGAGAAAATAATCTTAAAAGAGATAAACTACACCATCTCTTTTTATGGTGCATATAAAGAGCTTTCTGAAACCGCTCTTGAAGAGTGTGAGTCAGCTTTGATAGAGGCAAAAGATAAAAAACTAATCTATGCTAATAAAACTAAGGAACTGATACAAAAAATCAAAGATGAAATAAGTCTAACAAAAAAACTAAAATCTTATTTAACCACAGATAAAATAGTTCCATATTTTCAGCCTATATACAGTTACAATGAAAAAAGAGTTATCAAGTATGAGTGTTTAATGAGGATAGAAGATGGAAATAGAGTTTTAAACCCTGGAGAATTTTTAGATACACTTAAAAAACTGCCTCTATATGAAGAGTACACTAAAAGTATGATAAAAAAAAGTTTTAGTTATTTTAAAGATAAAGAGTATCAGTTTTGTTTGAATTTCTCGGTACTCGATATAGAAAATATATATACAGTATCTTTTTTAAAAGCTATGATCAACAATTATCCAGAAACGGCTAAAAGGCTTATTATTGAACTTGTAGAAACTGAAGCAATAACCAATTATGAAATAATAACAAAGTTTATAAAAGATATTAAAAAATTTGGTGTAAAAATTTCATTAGATGATTTTGGAACAGGTTTTTCTAACTTTTCTCAACTTTCCAAGTTAGATTTGGATTATGTAAAAATAGATGGTTCTATAGTTTCAAATGTATTAAACAACGAGAAGATGAAAAACGTCTATTTTTCCATCTTGGAGTTATCGAAAAAGATGGATTTAAAAATCACGGCAGAGTTCGTATCGGATAAAGAGATTTTTGAATTTGTTAAAAATAGCGGTATAGACTTTGCTCAAGGATATTATATAGGCAAACCAAAGCCCAATATAATATCAGAGTAG
- the purL gene encoding phosphoribosylformylglycinamidine synthase subunit PurL, which produces MENLQEILKAHKLTEQDYEHIKKILGREPNLVEIGIFSAMWSEHCSYKSSKKYLKGFPTEAPWVIQGPGENAGVIDIGDGIAAVFKMESHNHPSFIEPYQGAATGVGGILRDVFTMGARPVANLNALRFGEVKRDDEIGAHQRYLVRGVVAGIGGYGNCVGVPTIGGEMSFEECYNGNILVNAFTLGICKKDEIFYGRAEGIGNPVIYVGSKTGRDGLGGAVMSSDSFTEESKSLRPTVQVGDPFTEKLLLEACLELFKTDYVVGIQDMGAAGLTSSSFEMAGRAGSGMKMFLDRVPMREEGMTPYELMLSESQERMLICAKKGTEDKVIEIFKKWDLDAEVIGEVTDTGVMELYWYGEKVAEVPVAPVSEEAPELDRPTKKPEYLEYIKETSIDTIPHIDNQKAFEKLLSSLEVVDKSWVYTQYDSMVQTNTVKHPGTLDASVIRVKESGKAIAMSSKCNPRYCYIDPKGGAAAAVMAAGRNVAMSGARPLAITDCLNYGNPENPEVMWQFAQGTEGIKEACKALNTPVVSGNVSLYNETNGVSVYPTPTIAMVGVNESEEKVLPSCFQEENDIIYIIGETEKEFGGSLYLKELFGKVAGVLPKIDYEKELKLWNFVIEANKRGLLKAAKDVGVGGIAIALAKMAAVGDKGFLGDFCFEDSREIFSETFSRALVEIEPKNMHTIEELANEIGLSAIPLGTVGGKKFTLCDIEMDMERLKDIYFNTFAKEIERDL; this is translated from the coding sequence ATGGAAAATCTACAGGAGATTTTAAAAGCACATAAATTAACAGAGCAAGATTACGAACATATCAAAAAGATTTTAGGACGTGAACCAAACCTGGTAGAGATCGGGATTTTTAGTGCAATGTGGAGCGAACACTGCTCATATAAGTCTAGCAAAAAGTATCTAAAAGGTTTTCCAACCGAAGCGCCTTGGGTTATCCAAGGTCCCGGAGAAAACGCAGGAGTTATAGATATAGGTGATGGAATTGCCGCAGTTTTTAAGATGGAGAGTCACAACCACCCAAGTTTTATAGAGCCTTATCAAGGAGCCGCTACGGGAGTAGGGGGGATTTTGAGAGACGTTTTTACTATGGGAGCAAGGCCTGTTGCTAACTTAAACGCTCTTAGATTTGGCGAAGTTAAAAGAGATGACGAAATAGGAGCTCATCAAAGATATCTGGTTAGAGGAGTGGTTGCTGGAATCGGTGGTTACGGAAACTGTGTAGGTGTTCCCACAATCGGCGGAGAGATGAGTTTTGAAGAGTGCTATAACGGAAATATCTTGGTAAATGCTTTTACTTTAGGGATTTGTAAAAAAGATGAGATTTTCTACGGAAGAGCCGAAGGTATAGGCAATCCTGTTATTTATGTTGGGAGTAAAACTGGTCGTGACGGTCTTGGTGGAGCCGTTATGAGTAGTGACAGTTTTACCGAAGAGTCAAAATCTTTAAGACCTACAGTACAAGTGGGAGATCCTTTCACCGAAAAACTTCTTCTTGAAGCCTGTTTGGAACTTTTCAAAACGGATTATGTTGTGGGTATCCAGGATATGGGTGCAGCAGGATTAACTTCAAGCAGTTTTGAGATGGCAGGACGAGCTGGAAGCGGTATGAAGATGTTTCTTGATAGAGTTCCTATGAGAGAAGAGGGAATGACACCGTATGAGCTTATGCTAAGCGAATCTCAAGAGAGAATGCTTATATGTGCTAAAAAAGGAACCGAAGATAAGGTTATAGAGATTTTCAAAAAATGGGACCTTGACGCAGAAGTTATCGGTGAAGTAACGGATACTGGAGTAATGGAGCTATACTGGTATGGAGAAAAAGTTGCAGAAGTTCCCGTAGCACCGGTTAGCGAAGAGGCTCCAGAGCTTGATAGACCTACTAAAAAACCTGAATATCTAGAATATATAAAAGAGACGAGTATCGATACGATACCGCATATAGATAATCAAAAAGCCTTTGAAAAACTTCTATCTTCTTTAGAAGTAGTGGATAAATCTTGGGTATATACACAGTATGACTCAATGGTTCAGACAAATACCGTAAAACATCCTGGAACTTTGGATGCAAGTGTTATAAGGGTAAAAGAGAGTGGCAAAGCCATAGCTATGAGCAGTAAATGTAACCCAAGATACTGCTATATAGATCCAAAAGGCGGTGCCGCAGCTGCTGTAATGGCAGCAGGTAGAAACGTTGCTATGAGTGGAGCTAGACCTTTGGCGATTACGGATTGTTTAAATTATGGAAACCCTGAAAATCCTGAAGTTATGTGGCAGTTTGCTCAAGGTACTGAAGGTATAAAAGAGGCATGTAAAGCTCTAAACACACCTGTTGTTAGTGGAAATGTTTCACTTTACAATGAGACAAATGGAGTTAGTGTATATCCAACACCAACAATTGCAATGGTAGGAGTAAATGAATCTGAAGAGAAAGTACTTCCATCTTGTTTTCAAGAAGAAAACGATATTATCTACATTATAGGCGAGACTGAAAAAGAGTTTGGAGGAAGTCTGTATCTAAAAGAGCTTTTTGGGAAAGTTGCCGGAGTTTTGCCTAAAATCGATTATGAAAAAGAGCTAAAACTTTGGAATTTTGTCATAGAAGCAAACAAAAGAGGGCTTTTAAAAGCCGCAAAAGATGTGGGAGTTGGAGGTATAGCTATAGCTCTTGCTAAAATGGCTGCAGTTGGAGATAAAGGATTTTTGGGTGATTTCTGTTTTGAAGACAGCAGAGAAATTTTTAGCGAAACATTTAGCCGCGCATTGGTAGAGATAGAACCTAAAAATATGCACACTATAGAAGAGCTAGCAAATGAGATAGGGCTTTCTGCCATCCCTCTTGGTACCGTTGGCGGTAAAAAGTTTACACTTTGTGATATCGAAATGGATATGGAAAGACTAAAAGATATCTACTTTAACACTTTTGCTAAAGAGATTGAAAGAGATTTATAA
- a CDS encoding APC family permease: MANKAFGLWSAVFLGIGSMVGVGIFIVVGEAGSIAGNLVWLSFLLGGLIALLNGYSLAKLALRYPSRGGLVEYLVQCYGEGIFSGATSVLFYFTQIVTLAAIAKAFGSYASTFIEDAGAFWTNFFAIFILLTFMTINLLGAVFVAKSENFIVIVKLTILTLFTIVGFFFIKPEYLSPKEFPPVMDIFYAVGITFFAYQGFSLITNTVEDIENPSKNIIKAMIIAILIVMLLYVGISLVVMGNLSLPEIVKAKDYALAESVKPVFGDLGFKIMAATALFSTVSAINATLYSVTEIGYTMAKRGELPKIYEYNVFNSYEGLIVSTVLTIPLILFLDLSEITLIASIIVLLVQGFVHIGHLLKIDETKAKKILIIFSIFGTFLVAVFSLIYVYKKLPTVGIWILASFLLAFLVEVLLRYFTGRVVSKQT, from the coding sequence ATGGCTAATAAGGCATTCGGACTATGGAGTGCCGTTTTTTTAGGTATCGGCTCGATGGTAGGTGTCGGTATCTTTATAGTTGTCGGTGAAGCCGGTAGTATAGCCGGCAATCTAGTTTGGCTCTCTTTTCTTTTAGGCGGTCTGATCGCTTTATTAAACGGATACTCGTTAGCAAAACTGGCTCTAAGGTATCCTTCTAGAGGCGGTTTGGTAGAATACTTGGTTCAATGTTACGGAGAAGGTATTTTCTCCGGCGCCACAAGCGTACTTTTTTATTTTACGCAAATAGTTACGTTAGCCGCTATAGCGAAAGCTTTTGGTAGTTATGCATCTACTTTTATCGAAGACGCAGGAGCTTTTTGGACAAACTTTTTTGCAATTTTTATACTTTTAACGTTTATGACGATAAATCTTCTAGGCGCAGTTTTTGTAGCTAAATCGGAAAACTTTATAGTTATCGTTAAGCTTACAATACTTACTCTTTTTACCATAGTGGGTTTTTTCTTTATAAAACCGGAATATTTAAGTCCCAAAGAGTTTCCTCCCGTTATGGATATATTTTATGCTGTAGGAATAACTTTTTTTGCTTATCAAGGCTTTAGTCTTATTACAAATACGGTAGAAGATATTGAAAATCCCTCAAAAAATATAATAAAAGCTATGATTATAGCTATTTTGATCGTTATGTTACTTTATGTTGGTATAAGTCTTGTAGTAATGGGTAATCTTTCTCTTCCCGAAATCGTAAAAGCAAAAGATTATGCCTTAGCTGAATCGGTTAAACCTGTTTTTGGAGATTTGGGATTTAAGATAATGGCCGCAACCGCTCTTTTTTCAACCGTATCGGCTATAAATGCTACTTTGTACTCTGTTACCGAAATAGGCTATACAATGGCAAAAAGGGGAGAACTTCCAAAAATATACGAATACAACGTATTTAACTCATACGAAGGACTTATAGTAAGTACCGTTTTAACGATACCTTTGATACTATTTTTAGATCTATCCGAAATAACCTTGATAGCTTCCATAATAGTATTACTCGTACAAGGTTTCGTACATATAGGACATCTTTTAAAAATAGATGAGACGAAAGCCAAAAAAATTTTAATAATCTTTTCTATCTTCGGAACGTTTTTGGTAGCTGTTTTTAGTTTAATATACGTTTATAAAAAGTTGCCGACGGTAGGTATATGGATATTGGCTTCATTTTTACTCGCTTTTTTGGTTGAAGTATTATTGCGTTATTTTACCGGAAGAGTTGTTTCAAAACAGACTTGA
- the htpX gene encoding protease HtpX yields the protein MGIFLFLIMNLAVMASIYLTIFLIEIFFGIRLDQGTISGLLILSFVVGFSGALISLFMSKWMAKMSMGVQVIETPQDQTEAWLVSTVERLAKEAGIGMPEVGIFDGPPNAFATGWSKNDSLVAVSTSLFDLMDEKEIEGVLAHEISHIKHGDMVTMTLLQGVLNTFVFFISRLLANILAPKDEEGNPSPMYYMMISFALEILLTVFATMLAMWFSRYREYKADEGAVKLDGPEGIYYALAKLGQIPKEQVALSSDMKAFGIVGFLDLFSSHPPIEKRLEHIKKVAKEMGYSV from the coding sequence ATGGGTATATTTCTCTTTTTGATTATGAACTTAGCCGTAATGGCGTCCATATATCTTACTATTTTTTTAATAGAGATATTTTTTGGTATAAGACTCGACCAAGGAACGATAAGCGGACTTTTAATATTGTCCTTCGTCGTAGGGTTTAGTGGAGCGCTTATATCTCTTTTTATGTCCAAATGGATGGCTAAAATGAGTATGGGCGTTCAAGTTATTGAGACGCCTCAAGACCAAACTGAAGCTTGGTTGGTTTCTACAGTTGAGAGATTAGCAAAAGAGGCCGGTATAGGTATGCCGGAAGTAGGGATTTTTGACGGACCTCCAAACGCTTTTGCTACTGGATGGAGTAAAAACGATTCACTTGTTGCTGTATCTACATCTTTGTTTGATTTGATGGATGAAAAAGAGATAGAGGGTGTTTTAGCACACGAAATAAGCCATATAAAACATGGAGATATGGTAACAATGACTCTATTGCAGGGAGTTTTAAACACATTTGTCTTTTTTATCTCTAGACTTCTTGCGAACATACTGGCCCCAAAAGATGAAGAAGGAAATCCTTCGCCAATGTATTATATGATGATAAGTTTTGCCCTTGAAATATTGCTTACTGTTTTTGCAACGATGCTTGCAATGTGGTTTAGTAGATATAGAGAATATAAAGCAGATGAAGGGGCCGTAAAACTTGATGGGCCTGAAGGTATATACTATGCGTTAGCGAAACTTGGTCAGATACCAAAAGAGCAGGTTGCGCTTTCAAGCGATATGAAAGCTTTCGGTATAGTAGGCTTTTTAGATCTTTTCTCTTCACATCCTCCTATCGAAAAAAGACTTGAGCACATCAAAAAAGTAGCAAAAGAGATGGGATATAGCGTCTAA
- a CDS encoding phosphoglycolate phosphatase, whose translation MFKNKKLIIFDLDGTLIDSAKSLAKALNFMLNSLGRTDFSEDTVRTWIGNGAQILVKRALTGKKDFNDEEIDDELFKKALDIFLDYYAQNLTKETSLYPKVKESLETLKNSGYRLAIATNKPTKFIKPILEFFEIKELFELYLGGDSVSKKKPDPQMLIEVCKKAGINPDFAVMVGDSKNDSIAAEKAGIDFIAVTYGYKDNANFLETKVTVDDFEKILDYLR comes from the coding sequence ATGTTTAAAAATAAGAAACTGATAATTTTTGATTTGGACGGAACACTAATCGACAGTGCAAAAAGTTTGGCAAAAGCTTTAAATTTTATGCTAAATTCTCTAGGAAGAACAGATTTTAGCGAAGATACAGTTAGAACATGGATAGGAAACGGAGCTCAGATATTGGTAAAAAGAGCTCTAACGGGAAAAAAAGATTTTAATGATGAGGAAATAGATGATGAGCTTTTTAAAAAAGCTTTAGATATATTTTTGGATTACTACGCTCAAAATTTAACTAAAGAGACAAGTCTCTATCCAAAAGTAAAAGAGAGCTTAGAAACGTTAAAAAATAGTGGTTATAGATTGGCGATTGCTACAAATAAACCGACAAAATTTATCAAGCCTATATTAGAGTTTTTTGAGATAAAAGAGCTTTTTGAACTCTATCTTGGAGGAGACTCGGTTTCAAAGAAAAAACCTGACCCTCAGATGCTCATTGAAGTTTGCAAAAAAGCGGGTATAAATCCAGATTTTGCTGTAATGGTTGGTGATTCGAAAAATGACTCAATTGCCGCCGAGAAGGCTGGGATTGATTTTATAGCTGTTACATACGGCTATAAAGATAATGCCAACTTTTTAGAAACAAAAGTTACAGTAGATGATTTTGAAAAAATATTGGATTATTTAAGGTAA
- the metE gene encoding 5-methyltetrahydropteroyltriglutamate--homocysteine S-methyltransferase, whose protein sequence is MTYIHGFPRIGEKRELKFALEKYWSGQIEIDELQKVAKELRNRHLKYQKEAGVDFISVNDFSFYDNMIDTIVMLGCEPKEYLDLSGIDRYFAMARGDKDHKALPMTKWLNTNYHYFVPQIEPKQEFKPNLDKIIAEYSEAKELKIKPKINIIGPVTFLSFSRGTKGNDPLDEIKSAVDAYMDILKIISKLDDKVTVQFDEPALVKDPTKKMLDALKFAYEKLGNVAENVDIFISTYFEHALEAVDILTECNIKGIGLDFIHGPKNINAVKKIAKSGKILVAGVVDGRNIWISDIDEKVKFLNSLNIDKDRVYVASSCSLLHVPYTLKYEEKMDKNIKSWLAFALEKLDEIKVIDKLYKNEPLNEEEKKIYEANKKANTTRKTSTQIHSVDVQNRLKNLKDSEKQRDTNAEDRLKIQHEVLKYPILPTTTIGSFPQTVEVRKVRRDFKQGLISENEYKSKIKEFIDYCIKVQEDVGLDVLVHGEFERNDMVEYFGEMLEGVTFSQNGWVQSYGSRCVKPPIIFGDVSRPEPMTLEWITYAQSKTKKIMKGMLTGPVTMLNWSFVRDDLPRENVYKQMALAIADEVRDLQEAGIKIIQVDEAAFKEGYPLRNENRSEYERVAVESFKISTAPARAETQIHTHMCYSDFNDIMDTIDAMDADVISIETARNGNRILEAFKNYNYQKEVGAGVYDIHSPRVPSVEEIEKEIADRLSVFPAGKLWINPDCGLKTRKWEEVIPALTNMVTATKSVRKKIVKL, encoded by the coding sequence ATGACCTATATTCACGGTTTTCCCAGAATCGGTGAGAAAAGAGAGCTAAAATTTGCTTTGGAAAAATACTGGAGCGGACAGATAGAGATAGATGAGCTTCAAAAAGTTGCAAAAGAACTAAGAAATAGACATTTAAAATACCAAAAAGAGGCTGGAGTAGATTTTATAAGTGTAAATGATTTTAGTTTTTATGACAACATGATCGACACTATCGTTATGCTAGGTTGTGAGCCTAAAGAGTATCTTGACTTAAGCGGCATTGATAGATATTTTGCGATGGCAAGAGGAGATAAAGATCATAAAGCTCTCCCTATGACAAAGTGGCTAAATACCAACTATCACTATTTTGTTCCACAAATAGAACCCAAACAGGAGTTTAAACCAAATCTTGACAAAATAATTGCAGAATATTCAGAGGCAAAAGAGCTTAAAATAAAACCTAAAATCAATATAATCGGTCCTGTTACGTTTCTTAGTTTTTCAAGAGGCACCAAAGGGAACGATCCGCTTGATGAGATAAAAAGTGCAGTGGATGCCTATATGGATATTTTGAAAATTATTTCAAAGCTTGATGATAAAGTTACCGTTCAGTTTGATGAACCAGCTTTAGTTAAAGATCCAACTAAAAAAATGTTAGATGCTCTAAAATTTGCTTATGAAAAACTGGGTAATGTAGCTGAAAATGTTGATATTTTCATATCTACATATTTTGAGCATGCTCTTGAAGCGGTAGATATATTGACAGAGTGCAACATAAAAGGTATAGGTTTAGATTTTATTCACGGTCCTAAAAATATAAATGCTGTGAAAAAAATCGCAAAAAGCGGCAAAATCTTAGTTGCGGGAGTTGTTGACGGAAGAAATATCTGGATAAGTGACATAGACGAAAAGGTTAAATTTCTAAATTCGTTAAATATAGACAAAGATAGAGTTTATGTGGCTTCAAGTTGCTCATTACTTCATGTTCCATATACTCTGAAATATGAAGAGAAAATGGATAAAAATATAAAATCTTGGCTCGCTTTTGCTTTGGAAAAACTAGATGAGATAAAAGTTATTGATAAACTTTACAAAAACGAACCTCTTAACGAAGAAGAGAAAAAAATATACGAAGCCAATAAAAAAGCCAATACAACTAGAAAAACATCTACGCAGATTCATAGTGTTGATGTTCAAAACAGACTAAAAAATCTAAAAGATAGTGAAAAACAAAGAGATACTAATGCAGAGGATAGATTAAAAATCCAGCATGAAGTTTTAAAATATCCTATACTGCCAACTACTACTATAGGAAGCTTTCCTCAAACTGTAGAAGTTAGAAAAGTAAGACGTGATTTTAAACAAGGGCTCATTAGCGAAAATGAGTATAAATCAAAAATAAAAGAGTTTATTGATTACTGTATAAAAGTCCAAGAAGATGTTGGCTTAGATGTTTTGGTTCACGGAGAATTTGAGAGAAACGATATGGTAGAATATTTCGGAGAAATGCTTGAAGGCGTAACTTTTAGCCAAAACGGATGGGTTCAAAGCTATGGAAGCAGATGTGTAAAACCGCCAATTATTTTTGGAGATGTGAGCAGACCAGAACCTATGACTCTAGAGTGGATTACTTATGCCCAAAGTAAAACCAAAAAGATTATGAAAGGAATGCTAACAGGTCCTGTAACTATGCTGAACTGGTCATTTGTTAGAGACGATCTTCCAAGAGAAAATGTCTATAAGCAGATGGCTTTAGCTATTGCTGATGAAGTTAGGGACCTTCAAGAAGCCGGCATCAAGATAATTCAAGTTGATGAGGCAGCCTTTAAAGAGGGTTATCCTTTAAGAAATGAAAATAGAAGCGAATATGAAAGAGTTGCAGTTGAGAGTTTTAAAATCTCTACAGCTCCGGCACGTGCTGAAACTCAAATCCATACACATATGTGCTATAGTGATTTTAACGACATTATGGATACTATAGATGCGATGGATGCTGATGTTATATCTATAGAAACAGCTAGAAACGGAAACAGAATCCTGGAGGCTTTCAAAAACTACAACTACCAAAAAGAGGTAGGTGCAGGAGTTTATGACATTCATTCTCCTAGGGTTCCAAGTGTAGAAGAGATAGAAAAAGAGATAGCGGATAGACTCTCCGTTTTCCCTGCCGGTAAACTTTGGATAAATCCAGATTGTGGCCTTAAAACAAGAAAATGGGAAGAGGTTATTCCTGCTCTTACTAATATGGTAACAGCTACAAAAAGTGTCAGAAAAAAAATAGTAAAACTATAA